The proteins below are encoded in one region of Engystomops pustulosus chromosome 8, aEngPut4.maternal, whole genome shotgun sequence:
- the LOC140076127 gene encoding olfactory receptor 1L4-like: MELRDVLVNLTSAGYFLIVPFSSTAEDKPLILVVFTLLYVCGGLVNVVSIAVILRDHHLHTPMYFLLCNLSIVDICYTTVIIPKLLDMLLSGNNSMSSAQCFTQMFFFFWTGSTEDLLLFAMAYDRYVAICSPLHYPTILSRSNCILMIVSIWLCGCLNGFFLLSSFTGLSFCHSHTIQHFFCDSKALTKISCGGNSLFTIVMCIEFVMFGVCPFACTVTSYVKIINVILCIKSMAGRKKAFSTCSSHLNVLLIYYVTVAVVIVTPTSQHSDLVEQVFTLLYTTAAPMVRKAIVTLHDNKELCVRNFLEDSVIIGCINEGNDEKYRNTISDFGKWSESNNLVINVEKTKEMVIDLKRNKMAAVPIRINGREIDQKVNTYKYLGVHIHDRLEWRLNIDWLCG, translated from the exons ATGGAGCTGAGAGACGTCTTGGTGAACCTCACCTCAGCAGGATATTTCCTCATTGTGCCCTTTTCTAGCACAGCGGAGGATAAACCTCTCATCTTGGTGGTGTTCACCTTGTTGTATGTATGTGGAGGACTGGTCAATGTGGTGAGCATAGCAGTGATACTCAGAGACCACCACTTACACACCCCCATGTACTTCCTCCTGTGTAACCTCTCCATAGTAGACATCTGCTACACAACCGTCATTATTCCcaaactgctggacatgttactcTCTGGGAACAACTCCATGTCCTCAGCCCAATGCTTCACTCAGATGTTCTTCTTCTTCTGGACTGGAAGTACGGAGGACCTGCTATTGTTTGCTATGGCCTACGACCGCTATGTGGCCATCTGCTCCCCGCTGCACTATCCAACCATCCTGAGCCGCAGTAATTGCATCCTGATGATCGTCTCCATCTGGTTATGTGGATGTCTAAATGGATTCTTTCTTTTATCGTCCTTTACGGGATTGTCCTTCTGTCATTCTCATACAATCCAACACTTTTTCTGTGACTCAAAGGCCCTCACGAAAATCTCCTGCGGAGGGAATAGCTTGTTCACTATTGTCATGTGTATAGAGTTTGTTATGTTTGGGGTTTGTCCATTCGCTTGCACCGTGACCTCATATGTGAAAATCATCAATGTCATCCTGTGTATAAAATCTATGGCCGGACGGAAgaaggccttctccacctgctcctctcACCTCAACGTCCTCCTCATCTACTACGTCACCGTGGCGGTGGTGATAGTGACACCAACCTCACAGCACTCAGATCTGGTGGAGCAGGTCTTCACGTTGCTGTACACCACTGCCGCCCCCATG GTCAGAAAAGCCATCGTGACTCTTCATGACAACAAAGAGTTGTGTGTGCGAAATTTTTTGGAGGACTCAGTTATTATCGGTTGCATCAACGAGGGCAACGATGAGAagtacagaaataccatcagtgacttTGGTAAGTGGAGTGAAAGCAACAATCTAGTGATAAATGTTGAAAAAACAAAGGAGATGGTCATCGACctaaagaggaacaaaatggccgCAGTACCAATTAGGATAAATGGGCGAGAAATAGATCAAAAAGTCAACACCTACAAGTACCTGGGGGTGCACATTCATGACAGGCTTGAATGGAGGCTCAATATCGACTGGTTATGTGGATAG